A genomic region of Micropterus dolomieu isolate WLL.071019.BEF.003 ecotype Adirondacks linkage group LG11, ASM2129224v1, whole genome shotgun sequence contains the following coding sequences:
- the zfyve28 gene encoding lateral signaling target protein 2 homolog isoform X1, whose translation MNRFRKWLYKPKRTDPQLLAQFYYADEELNQVATELDGLDGRKDPQRCTLLVNQFRSCQDNVLNIINQIMDECIPNDRANRDFCVKFPEEIRHDNLAGQLWFGAECLAAGSIIMNREIESIAMRPLAKDLTRSLEEVRNITRDQALRDLNLYTDRMKDALRHFDSLFAEFELSYVSAMVPVKSPKEYYVQQDVIVLFCETVERALTLGYLTQDMIDDYEPALMFTIPRLAIVCGLVVYSEGPLNLDRKSEDMSELFRPFRTLLKKIRDLLQTLTEEELITLERNLCISQDGELSTEQGLATNSSPAPVEENHSSYDPINDTSKGEGEQDNLSLFVGPSQEEEPTEVEKGWEEVETERGEEDQGLLCEEAEEAELACSMQYDEEELEQLHMMVYRVGDEMSTLLSPPSQGQSPAHHPHRGGAGGSSGASSTEASPRRHLVGRGRTGIYVDEEDRVFLMDDLDGAGDGITSVSREACSCPSKAPQSARPVQRKPGPRPDSTRNGWYSEAQSEQPCPQPRSQNTHCPNAKRPPCTAAPGSEPLPYTNGWEMGLEGTASETAEVIAHRMGGMKLSATVIFNPRSPSLTELAVDKLLLPRPAPSEIEPCGPLVATHCLLNSCVCCGSCEDGHEDAITTETSGLGLGLSLGLDKHCKTVAPSTVIQSSACRLPPRGHEPHSKDELARLTPPSSRCSAETLEEDSNSQLCEKCLVVAPGQGDNAPDCGDGPSPCNHQLGTENRQQASGGSQRDKEMDKDKPGSKDLKRDTKEDSRRSSSFQNSPLSSVSGSDFESVSVTTCSLSSSAYTPSPVSSLTSSSGTSEDLDNQEIQLALQVAKMAARNKIRSRFHSSSDLIHRLFVCISGVADQLQTNYASDLRSILKTLFEVMATKCEQGDNDKQKKAGPVLRSAVLEDCALCQETISSSELAAKAREGQFEDPPDWVPDEACNSCIACKAPFTVIRRKHHCRSCGKIFCSRCSSHSAPLPRYGQMKPVRVCTHCYMFHVTPFYSEKAGI comes from the exons AGGACGGACCCTCAGCTCCTAGCCCAGTTCTACTATGCTGATGAAGAGCTGAATCAGGTGGCCACTGAGCTGGACGGCCTCGACGGCAGAAAGGACCCTCAGAGATGTACCCTGCTGGTCAACCAGTTCCGCTCTTGTCAG GACAATGTGTTGAACATTATCAATCAGATCATGGATGAATGTATCCCCAACGACCGGGCCAACAGAGACTTCTGTGTCAAGTTCCCCGAGGAGATTCGTCATGACAACTTGGCAGGGCAGCTGTGGTTTGGAGCTGAG TGTTTGGCTGCCGGTTCCATCATCATGAACAGGGAGATAGAGAGTATAGCAATGAGACCCCTGGCTAAGGACCTTACTCGCAGCCTGGAGGAGGTACGCAACATCACCAGAGACCAGGCCCTGAGAGACCTTAACTTGTACACGGACCGCATGAAGGATGCATTGCGACATTTCGACAGCCTTTTTGCTGAGTTTGAGCTCAG TTATGTGTCAGCCATGGTGCCTGTCAAGTCTCCCAAAGAATACTATGTTCAGCAGGATGTGATTGTGCTTTTCTGTGAGACTGTGGAGAG GGCCCTGACGCTGGGCTATCTCACACAAGACATGATCGATGACTATGAACCCGCACTGATGTTTACAATTCCCAGACTAGCCATTGTGTG tGGGCTGGTTGTGTATTCAGAGGGACCTCTCAACCTGGACCGAAAATCAGAGGACATGTCTGAGCTCTTCCGGCCTTTTCGCACTTTATTGAAGAAAATCAG AGACCTGCTGCAGACCCTGACTGAGGAGGAGTTGATTACGCTGGAGAGGAACCTGTGTATCTCTCAAGACGGGGAGTTGTCCACAGAACAGGGGCTGGCCACAAACAGCTCACCCGCTCCAGTCGAAGAGAATCATTCATCTTACGACCCCATTAATGACACCTCCAAGGGGGAGGGGGAGCAGGATAATCTGTCTCTATTTGTTGGTCCCAGCCAGGAGGAGGAACCAACGGAAGTGGAAAAGGGCTGGGAGGAGGTGGAAACcgagaggggggaggaggatcAGGGCCTGCTGTgtgaggaggcagaggaggctgAGTTGGCCTGCTCCATGCAGTACGATGAGGAAGAACTGGAGCAGCTCCACATGATGGTGTACCGCGTGGGCGACGAGATGTCCACCCTGCTGTCACCTCCCAGCCAGGGTCAGTCCCCGGCACACCATCCCCACAGAGGAGGGGCAGGAGGCTCCAGTGGGGCTTCTAGCACTGAGGCCTCTCCCCGTAGGCACCTGGTGGGCCGGGGAAGGACAGGCATCTATGTAGACGAGGAGGACCGGGTATTTCTTATGGATGACCTGGACGGAGCAGGAGACGGCATCACCAGCGTCTCAAGAGAGGCCTGTAGTTGTCCTTCCAAAGCACCACAGTCTGCTCGTCCTGTGCAGCGCAAGCCGGGACCACGGCCAGACTCTACCAGGAACGGCTGGTACTCTGAGGCCCAGTCAGAACAGCCATGCCCGCAACCACGCAGCCAGAACACACACTGTCCTAATGCAAAGCGTCCTCCTTGCACtgctgctcctggctctgaACCTCTGCCTTACACCAACGGGTGGGAGATGGGTTTGGAGGGGACAGCGTCTGAAACAGCTGAGGTCATCGCCCACCGCATGGGTGGGATGAAGCTGTCTGCCACGGTCATCTTCAACCCTCGCTCACCCAGCTTGACGGAGTTGGCCGTGGACAAGCTGCTGCTGCCGCGGCCCGCTCCCTCTGAGATTGAGCCCTGCGGCCCCCTGGTGGCCACTCACTGCTTGCTCAACTCGTGTGTCTGCTGTGGGAGCTGTGAGGATGGCCACGAGGATGCCATCACCACAGAGACCAGTGGACTCGGGTTAGGCCTCTCCCTGGGATTGGACAAACACTGTAAGACCGTAGCACCCAGCACTGTCATCCAGTCTTCTGCTTGCCGGCTACCCCCGCGAGGTCATGAGCCTCACAGTAAGGACGAGCTCGCCCGGTTGACTCCCCCTTCTTCCCGCTGCTCTGCAGAGACCCTGGAAGAGGATTCAAACTCCCAGCTCTGTGAGAAGTGCCTGGTGGTGGCTCCAGGGCAGGGGGATAACGCTCCGGACTGCGGGGATGGACCTTCTCCGTGCAACCACCAGCTGGGGACAGAAAACAGGCAGCAGGCCAGTGGAGGCAGTCAGAGGGACAAGGAGATGGATAAGGACAAGCCAGGATCTAAAGACTTAAAGAGGGACACCAAAGAGGACAGCAGGAGGAGCTCCAG ttttcagAACTCCCCCCTCAGCTCTGTGTCAGGTAGTGACTTTGAGAGTGTGTCGGTCACTACATGTAGTCTGTCAAGCAGTGCATACACTCCCAG CCCTGTCAGCAGTCTGACCTCCAGCTCGGGGACGTCAGAGGACCTGGACAATCAGGAGATCCAGCTGGCCCTGCAAGtagccaagatggctgccaggAACAAAATCCGATCACGCTTCCACAGCAGCAGCGACCTCATCCACCGTCTCTTTGTCTGTATATCAG GTGTTGCTGATCAGCTGCAGACCAACTATGCTAGTGACCTTCGCAGCATCCTCAAGACTCTGTTTGAAGTCATGGCAACCAAGTGTGAGCAGGGAGACAATGATAAGCAAAAGAAAG CAGGTCCTGTTCTGCGTAGTGCAGTGCTGGAGGACTGCGCTCTCTGTCAGGAGACCATTTCCTCATCGGAATTGGCAGCCAAGGCCCGGGAAGGCCAGTTCGAAG ACCCTCCAGACTGGGTCCCCGATGAAGCCTGCAACTCCTGCATTGCCTGCAAGGCTCCCTTCACTGTCATCCGTAGGAAGCATCACTGTAGAAGCTGTGGAAAG ATCTTCTGCTCTCGCTGCTCCTCCCATTCTGCTCCTTTGCCCCGATACGGCCAGATGAAGCCTGTCagggtttgcacacactgctaCATGTTTCATGTCACGCCCTTCTACAGCGAAAAGGCTGGCATCTAA
- the zfyve28 gene encoding lateral signaling target protein 2 homolog isoform X2 — MNRFRKWLYKPKRTDPQLLAQFYYADEELNQVATELDGLDGRKDPQRCTLLVNQFRSCQDNVLNIINQIMDECIPNDRANRDFCVKFPEEIRHDNLAGQLWFGAECLAAGSIIMNREIESIAMRPLAKDLTRSLEEVRNITRDQALRDLNLYTDRMKDALRHFDSLFAEFELSYVSAMVPVKSPKEYYVQQDVIVLFCETVERALTLGYLTQDMIDDYEPALMFTIPRLAIVCGLVVYSEGPLNLDRKSEDMSELFRPFRTLLKKIRDLLQTLTEEELITLERNLCISQDGELSTEQGLATNSSPAPVEENHSSYDPINDTSKGEGEQDNLSLFVGPSQEEEPTEVEKGWEEVETERGEEDQGLLCEEAEEAELACSMQYDEEELEQLHMMVYRVGDEMSTLLSPPSQGQSPAHHPHRGGAGGSSGASSTEASPRRHLVGRGRTGIYVDEEDRVFLMDDLDGAGDGITSVSREACSCPSKAPQSARPVQRKPGPRPDSTRNGWYSEAQSEQPCPQPRSQNTHCPNAKRPPCTAAPGSEPLPYTNGWEMGLEGTASETAEVIAHRMGGMKLSATVIFNPRSPSLTELAVDKLLLPRPAPSEIEPCGPLVATHCLLNSCVCCGSCEDGHEDAITTETSGLGLGLSLGLDKHCKTVAPSTVIQSSACRLPPRGHEPHSKDELARLTPPSSRCSAETLEEDSNSQLCEKCLVVAPGQGDNAPDCGDGPSPCNHQLGTENRQQASGGSQRDKEMDKDKPGSKDLKRDTKEDSRRSSSFQNSPLSSVSGSDFESVSVTTCSLSSSAYTPSPVSSLTSSSGTSEDLDNQEIQLALQVAKMAARNKIRSRFHSSSDLIHRLFVCISGVADQLQTNYASDLRSILKTLFEVMATKCEQGDNDKQKKGPVLRSAVLEDCALCQETISSSELAAKAREGQFEDPPDWVPDEACNSCIACKAPFTVIRRKHHCRSCGKIFCSRCSSHSAPLPRYGQMKPVRVCTHCYMFHVTPFYSEKAGI; from the exons AGGACGGACCCTCAGCTCCTAGCCCAGTTCTACTATGCTGATGAAGAGCTGAATCAGGTGGCCACTGAGCTGGACGGCCTCGACGGCAGAAAGGACCCTCAGAGATGTACCCTGCTGGTCAACCAGTTCCGCTCTTGTCAG GACAATGTGTTGAACATTATCAATCAGATCATGGATGAATGTATCCCCAACGACCGGGCCAACAGAGACTTCTGTGTCAAGTTCCCCGAGGAGATTCGTCATGACAACTTGGCAGGGCAGCTGTGGTTTGGAGCTGAG TGTTTGGCTGCCGGTTCCATCATCATGAACAGGGAGATAGAGAGTATAGCAATGAGACCCCTGGCTAAGGACCTTACTCGCAGCCTGGAGGAGGTACGCAACATCACCAGAGACCAGGCCCTGAGAGACCTTAACTTGTACACGGACCGCATGAAGGATGCATTGCGACATTTCGACAGCCTTTTTGCTGAGTTTGAGCTCAG TTATGTGTCAGCCATGGTGCCTGTCAAGTCTCCCAAAGAATACTATGTTCAGCAGGATGTGATTGTGCTTTTCTGTGAGACTGTGGAGAG GGCCCTGACGCTGGGCTATCTCACACAAGACATGATCGATGACTATGAACCCGCACTGATGTTTACAATTCCCAGACTAGCCATTGTGTG tGGGCTGGTTGTGTATTCAGAGGGACCTCTCAACCTGGACCGAAAATCAGAGGACATGTCTGAGCTCTTCCGGCCTTTTCGCACTTTATTGAAGAAAATCAG AGACCTGCTGCAGACCCTGACTGAGGAGGAGTTGATTACGCTGGAGAGGAACCTGTGTATCTCTCAAGACGGGGAGTTGTCCACAGAACAGGGGCTGGCCACAAACAGCTCACCCGCTCCAGTCGAAGAGAATCATTCATCTTACGACCCCATTAATGACACCTCCAAGGGGGAGGGGGAGCAGGATAATCTGTCTCTATTTGTTGGTCCCAGCCAGGAGGAGGAACCAACGGAAGTGGAAAAGGGCTGGGAGGAGGTGGAAACcgagaggggggaggaggatcAGGGCCTGCTGTgtgaggaggcagaggaggctgAGTTGGCCTGCTCCATGCAGTACGATGAGGAAGAACTGGAGCAGCTCCACATGATGGTGTACCGCGTGGGCGACGAGATGTCCACCCTGCTGTCACCTCCCAGCCAGGGTCAGTCCCCGGCACACCATCCCCACAGAGGAGGGGCAGGAGGCTCCAGTGGGGCTTCTAGCACTGAGGCCTCTCCCCGTAGGCACCTGGTGGGCCGGGGAAGGACAGGCATCTATGTAGACGAGGAGGACCGGGTATTTCTTATGGATGACCTGGACGGAGCAGGAGACGGCATCACCAGCGTCTCAAGAGAGGCCTGTAGTTGTCCTTCCAAAGCACCACAGTCTGCTCGTCCTGTGCAGCGCAAGCCGGGACCACGGCCAGACTCTACCAGGAACGGCTGGTACTCTGAGGCCCAGTCAGAACAGCCATGCCCGCAACCACGCAGCCAGAACACACACTGTCCTAATGCAAAGCGTCCTCCTTGCACtgctgctcctggctctgaACCTCTGCCTTACACCAACGGGTGGGAGATGGGTTTGGAGGGGACAGCGTCTGAAACAGCTGAGGTCATCGCCCACCGCATGGGTGGGATGAAGCTGTCTGCCACGGTCATCTTCAACCCTCGCTCACCCAGCTTGACGGAGTTGGCCGTGGACAAGCTGCTGCTGCCGCGGCCCGCTCCCTCTGAGATTGAGCCCTGCGGCCCCCTGGTGGCCACTCACTGCTTGCTCAACTCGTGTGTCTGCTGTGGGAGCTGTGAGGATGGCCACGAGGATGCCATCACCACAGAGACCAGTGGACTCGGGTTAGGCCTCTCCCTGGGATTGGACAAACACTGTAAGACCGTAGCACCCAGCACTGTCATCCAGTCTTCTGCTTGCCGGCTACCCCCGCGAGGTCATGAGCCTCACAGTAAGGACGAGCTCGCCCGGTTGACTCCCCCTTCTTCCCGCTGCTCTGCAGAGACCCTGGAAGAGGATTCAAACTCCCAGCTCTGTGAGAAGTGCCTGGTGGTGGCTCCAGGGCAGGGGGATAACGCTCCGGACTGCGGGGATGGACCTTCTCCGTGCAACCACCAGCTGGGGACAGAAAACAGGCAGCAGGCCAGTGGAGGCAGTCAGAGGGACAAGGAGATGGATAAGGACAAGCCAGGATCTAAAGACTTAAAGAGGGACACCAAAGAGGACAGCAGGAGGAGCTCCAG ttttcagAACTCCCCCCTCAGCTCTGTGTCAGGTAGTGACTTTGAGAGTGTGTCGGTCACTACATGTAGTCTGTCAAGCAGTGCATACACTCCCAG CCCTGTCAGCAGTCTGACCTCCAGCTCGGGGACGTCAGAGGACCTGGACAATCAGGAGATCCAGCTGGCCCTGCAAGtagccaagatggctgccaggAACAAAATCCGATCACGCTTCCACAGCAGCAGCGACCTCATCCACCGTCTCTTTGTCTGTATATCAG GTGTTGCTGATCAGCTGCAGACCAACTATGCTAGTGACCTTCGCAGCATCCTCAAGACTCTGTTTGAAGTCATGGCAACCAAGTGTGAGCAGGGAGACAATGATAAGCAAAAGAAAG GTCCTGTTCTGCGTAGTGCAGTGCTGGAGGACTGCGCTCTCTGTCAGGAGACCATTTCCTCATCGGAATTGGCAGCCAAGGCCCGGGAAGGCCAGTTCGAAG ACCCTCCAGACTGGGTCCCCGATGAAGCCTGCAACTCCTGCATTGCCTGCAAGGCTCCCTTCACTGTCATCCGTAGGAAGCATCACTGTAGAAGCTGTGGAAAG ATCTTCTGCTCTCGCTGCTCCTCCCATTCTGCTCCTTTGCCCCGATACGGCCAGATGAAGCCTGTCagggtttgcacacactgctaCATGTTTCATGTCACGCCCTTCTACAGCGAAAAGGCTGGCATCTAA